Proteins encoded by one window of Pirellulales bacterium:
- a CDS encoding serine/threonine-protein kinase: MTTTLFREGVPTITQGGHTVRRCPDDLLRRYQNLIDDQRMNWTEHHRLLRLLGAGGQGLVYLSQRRGTDGFTLPVALKIFSPERYEDSSAYDDAMRRCAAVAARVAQIQQDNLLDVHNWVDRNRIRLMEMEWIDGYDLSHLLSRAVLDRTQECVPPERWTYLNNVIVTAGPMQSRFKPGIAIAIVRECLAALAALHREKVVHGDIKPANIMLKRTGNAKIVDIGSAIMLDDPPANRTCTPTYSAPEVLEGGEYTPRSDLASLGYVLIEMLAGRPPFAGMHTYRELLEGKRFLAQRLPQLLPEEVTCNELLMNFCRGMIAPDPNKRFQSAEAADMVKDGAASFHRQLIVGGLASEYENEIRVWLTELD; this comes from the coding sequence ATGACGACTACCCTATTTCGCGAAGGCGTGCCAACAATCACCCAGGGAGGGCACACCGTTCGTCGCTGTCCGGATGATTTACTGCGCCGCTATCAGAATTTGATAGACGATCAGCGGATGAATTGGACCGAGCATCATCGCCTCTTACGGCTGCTCGGGGCCGGCGGGCAAGGTCTGGTCTACCTGAGCCAGCGGCGAGGGACGGACGGATTTACGCTGCCGGTCGCGCTCAAGATCTTTTCGCCGGAACGGTACGAAGACAGTTCCGCCTACGATGACGCGATGAGGCGTTGTGCGGCGGTGGCCGCGCGGGTGGCCCAGATTCAGCAGGATAATTTGTTGGATGTGCATAATTGGGTGGATCGCAACCGGATTCGCCTGATGGAAATGGAGTGGATCGATGGCTACGATTTGAGCCATTTGCTTAGCCGGGCGGTTCTGGACCGGACACAGGAATGCGTACCTCCGGAACGCTGGACGTATTTGAACAACGTCATCGTCACCGCCGGGCCGATGCAATCGCGATTTAAGCCCGGTATCGCCATCGCGATTGTGCGCGAATGCCTGGCGGCGCTGGCGGCGCTCCATCGCGAAAAAGTCGTGCATGGCGATATCAAGCCCGCCAACATCATGCTCAAGCGGACTGGCAATGCGAAAATTGTCGATATTGGTTCGGCAATTATGCTGGATGATCCCCCGGCCAATCGAACCTGTACCCCGACTTACTCCGCTCCAGAAGTCCTAGAAGGGGGGGAGTATACCCCCCGGTCGGATTTGGCCAGTCTGGGCTATGTGCTTATCGAAATGCTGGCGGGCCGACCGCCATTCGCGGGGATGCATACCTATCGCGAGCTACTAGAGGGGAAGCGTTTTTTGGCCCAACGGCTGCCGCAGTTATTACCAGAGGAAGTCACGTGCAATGAATTGCTGATGAATTTTTGCCGCGGAATGATTGCCCCGGATCCGAATAAACGGTTTCAAAGCGCCGAAGCGGCCGATATGGTCAAGGACGGCGCGGCCAGCTTTCACCGGCAGCTAATCGTGGGAGGGCTGGCCAGCGAATATGAAAACGAAATTCGCGTGTGGTTGACGGAGTTGGATTAA